The segment AGCAAGGAATCGCACAAGGACTTTGTGGGCCTCCCGGTGCCGGCAGCGGCAACAAGCGTCTCCTCGACCGTTCTTTTCCTGCTAATGCTTGCCGAGTCCGATCGCAGCCTCAACCGTTGGGCCCTGATTCTCCCCTTTCTCATGCTTACGGTCGGATTGCTCATGATGAGCACGATTCGCTACCCGAGCGGCAAGAATCTCAACCTGCAGACCCAGACCCGTCTGCGGCCTTTCATAGGCGTCCTGTTGCTTGCCTGTCTTCTCCTGGTTTACAAGGAAGTCGGCTTCCTCGTCCTTTGCTACGGCTACATTGGCTTCGGACTGGTACGGCATTGGCGGAGGCACAGCCGCAAGGGCCAGGCGCATTCACCGTAACGTGTGAGCAACTCCCGAGTAATTCACCAACAACTTTCCGCCTGCGAATAACCCCCCACAACGCAGCCATCGCCTCAGCTCTTGTTCACACATTCAGGACGCCCCCGCCACAGAGGGAAAAGCACTCGATTATTGTGGTTTTTCACAGCCCATATGAATACGGATAACATTCATTATTGAGTTACCTCTTATTTCGCTTTTGTTGAAAACCGCTTCGTTGCCCTTCCCCACCGATCTCGATCTCCATGAAATTTAAGATAAACCGCGATCACTTCAGCAACGGTCTCGCTCAGGTTCTCAACGTGGTGGGCTCCAAGGCCACCATGCCGATCCTGAGCAACGTTTTGATCGAGGCGGAGAAGGACCACATCTCCCTCACCACGACGAACCTTGACCTGGGCATCCGCTGTAAAATCAAGGCCGAGGTCAAAGAGACGGGTGCCGTCACCCTGCCCGTGAAGCGACTTGCCACCATCGTGCGCGAGCTCCCCAGCATCGATGTACAATTCGACGCCTCCCCCAACCATCAGGTGAAACTTTCCTCGGGCGGTTCCAATTTCCGGATCATGGGCATCGGCAAGGAGGAGTTTCCTCCCCTCCCCGAGTTCGCCGAAGAGCGGTCCTTCACCCTCGAGCAGGCGGAGCTCACGGCCATGCTCAAGAGCGTGTCCTATGCGCAGTCAACGGACGAAACGCGCTACATTCTCAACGGCGTGTTCTTCAACTTCAAGGAGGGCAAGCTGTCCCTCGTTGCGACGGATGGGCGCCGGCTCGCTTTGATCAGCAAGGAAATGGACGTGCCCGCCACGAGTGCCGGTTCCATAATCCTCCCCGCCAAGACGGTTGGGGAGTTGCTGCGGATGCTCGACAAGGGTGAGAAGCTCAAGGTGTCATTCAGCGAGCGACGCGCGGCCTTCCAGATCAACACGGACAAAGACAGTTCCGGTCTGGTCGAAGGGATTTACCTCTACTCGAAAGTGGTCGAGGGCAACTACCCGAATTACAACCAGGTCATCCCCAAGGAAACGCACCAACGCATCAAGCTTGAACGCGAGTTGTTCCTCCAATGCGTCCATCGCGCGGCCCTCGTCTGCAGCGAGAAGTCGAATTCAGTTAAGATCAAGCTGACGAGCAATTTGCTGGAGCTCACGGCCCAGAGCCCCGACTTTGGCGAGGCGCACGAATCCATGGCAATTGCCTACAGCGGTCCCGACCTGCAAGTGGCTTTCAATCCGCAGTTTATAATGGACCCACTCCGGGCGCTTGCGAAGGACGAGGTATTTTTTGAACTGAAGGACGAGGTGAGCCCGGGCGTCTTCAAGACCCTCGAAAGCTTTGTTTGCGTAATCATGCCGGTTCGTTTGAGCTAAGGCACCGGTAGATTTCCCCTCTTTTTGGGTCACCTTTCCGGGTGGCCCTTTTTGATGCCCTTCGATCCCTCTTTTCTTCTCTTCGGTGCCGCCGTCGCATCGCTCTTGTTGTTCCAGATCAACATCAGGCGAGCTTCACCTGTGCTCGCCATTCTGAATCGTTGGCTCAGGTGGATCGTATTCTCCCTTTCGTGCGCCCTCGTGCTGTCCCACTACCAGGTCGTGGATCGCCCGTACTGGGTCATCGCCACTGCCTGCTTCCTGCTCTGGTTTCTCGCGGAAACGGTTTACGTGTGGTTTGCGATTCATGCGCTGAGCGAAAGCGAAATTCCCCTGTTCCCTCGCTTTGGCGTCAATTTGTCGGGCGATGAATGGCCTACCCAACCCCGGTTCCTCAAAATGCGCGAGGAGCTGCGTGCGGCCGGTTTCCGCCCCGTTCAAGCGCTACGTGCCGAGCCGATCCCGGGGATGAGCCTTCGGATGTCGGTTTACCAGAACGCGGATGCCACCATCCGTGCACAAATCACATTTCTTCCTCATGCCGGAGGCGCCATCGCCACGAGTTTTTCCTTTTCGAGTCTGACAGCAGACGGCAGGCGCATCGTCACCGATAACATGCACCTTCCCTTTGGCGGCTTTTACCCGGAGAACTGGGCCGTTGCGCGACACCCTTGGATCCGCTCCTGGTCGCGCCTACTTAACAAGCATCAGGTGAGGGTGCGCGAGGCGGGAGCCGCCTTGCCGTGGGAGACGGAGCCGCTGGTGGATGTAAATGCCCAACAGCATGAGCTCGACCAAGTAAACACCCAGCTTGGTTTCCTCGTCCCCCCCGAGCAGCGTGAGGACTTTGGCAAGATGTCGCACGAAGGGCGGTATCGGGTTTGGAAGGAAGTTTGGCTTCTCAACTACCTCGGACGCAGTTCGCGCTACGAGTGATGCGGTTCAGTCGCAGCGCTTGAGGGTCACGACGCACTCCAAGTGGCGAGTCTGGGGAAAGAGGTCGAACGGCTGGACAGCTGAGAGCTGGTACCCCTTCTCAGAAAAGAACCGTAGGTCTCGCATTTGGGTGGCCGGGTCGCAGCTCACATAGACCACCGCCTTCGGGCTGAAGGCGAAAAGCTGCTGGAGGAAGCTCTCGTCGCATCCCTTGCGAGGTGGATCGATCACCACCGCAGTTTCAGCACCGGGAAATGAGAGCCCGGAGAAAATGGACGACGCATCCCCTGCTTGGAACGAGGCATTCCTGATTCCGTTGAGCTCCGCGTTCTCCCGTGCAAACGCGATGGAGGACTCACTGATCTCGACCCCAGCCACGGCCTCGAAGGAACGCGCGGACGCAAGGGCAAAAAGACCGCTGCCGCAGTAGGCATCCACCAGGAAACGAGCGCCGGAGCAAGCTGCTTCCGCCCGGACGTAGTCAACAAACAAGGGCAGGATAAACGGGTTGTTCTGAAAGAAATCACGCGCCAGGAAGCGCAGCTTCAACTCACCGACGGTTTCAGTGACAACTTCATCATAGTTCGTGGTGACATGGCCCGACGCGTCGCGAAGCAGGAGCGTGGCCGCGCGGGTGTAGGCCCCCGCGGCCGCCTTTGCACGAATCTCCTCCCGGACTGCGCCGAGTCGGGCGTTGATCGCTTCCGAGGCGATCGGGCAATGAGGCACATCCAACAGATCGAAGCGTGTCCCTTGGCGCAGAAATCCGATGGGCATGGAGGCGGGATCGGAGCCTTCCCTCGGCGGGTTGAAGTGAGGGGTGATCTTCGAGCGGTATCCATACTGCCTCGGGGAGCCTATTACAGGCCTGACTGGAAACTGGAGGCCGGCCATGTGGTCGAGAAGCTCGCTTACTTGGCGGCGCTTCCAGTCCAACTGGGCGGTGTATTCGAGGTTTTGGTATTGGCAGCCGCCGCACCGCCCGAACAAAGGGCAGGGTGCCGTCACCCGCTGTGGTGAGGCAACCAGGACCTCGACCAGATCAGCCTCAGAGAAATTCTTATGGTTGCGGAACACCCTCGCCTTCACGCGTTCACCTGGCAGGGCGAATGGCACCATGATCACCCAGCGGGCCTGCGGATCGGGAGAGCCAGGATAGGGGACGCGACCCAAGCCTACGCCCAGGTTGGTGAGCGTGTGGATCTCGAGCTCCAGCTCTTGATGGTAAGGGAACGGTTGGTCGTTGAATCGCTTCTTGGCCAAGGGTGCATTAGCGCTGAATCAAGTCGGGATCGGAAGCGAAAAAACCGGGCCGGTCATGCCGGGCGCGGTTTGAAGGAAAGAATACAGAATGTGTTACTTGGCCGCTTCTTGGGGAGCAGCCGGGGCGGCTGGAGGCAGTCCCACGGCAGGCTGGCTAGGAGTCGTCGCTTGGAGTGTCTGCTGGAGGTCACCCATGGCTGCTTGAACCTTGGGCATCAGCTCGCGTTGCATCTCCTGCATGATGGGCATCATCTTTTGCATGAGAGCCGGTTGTTTCTCGATCATCGACTTGCCTTCCGACGAGAGGAAGAACGCCTTCATGGCCTTCAGTTCCGCCTCGCTGTACACCTCGGCATAGACGGTGTCGAATTTGGCCAGCATGGCCTTGGCAGACTCCATCGCGATCGCGACCACCCGCTTCTGGCTTTCCTCGACCTTCGCTTTTTGTTCGGGCGTGAGCTTGTCGAGCATCGGGGCGGACATCTGAGCCGTCATTTGTTGGATCTGCGGGACAAGTTGGTTGATCATCTTGTCGGCTTGGGTGAGTTCGATCACCTCTCGTGCGAGGGTGAGTCTGGCGTCCTCGGCGCGTGCAACGAGGGCAATTAGGGGAAAAGCAAGGAGCAGGATACGTTTCATGTGCTTCGATTTAGGGTTTGGATCAGGGCTCCGCCTCCCGCAGAGGGGTGCCGATGTGGCCGACGGAGCCGGGAAGATGGCGGACTTGCGGACGCGTGGCAAAGAGGAAAAGGGTGCCCCCCAGCGACCCGTCGCCCACCCGACCCGCTTCTTCGGTGAAGCCTTACCACACCGGGAACTGCACGGGCCGCTTGCGGGCTCGCTGGTGATCCTGGGGATGCCCGCAGGATTGGCGCGAAAAGTTGTGTTGGAATGCGGAGCCTTGTGGCATTGTAGCGGTTCATGATTTCACCCAACGCCGAGACAATAGCCGCACTGGCGACTCCCGTCGGAACGTCCGCCCTTGGCATCATCCGTGTGAGCGGCCCCGGTAGCCGATCTTTGGCTGGGAGCTCGATGGGCGGTAACTGGGAAGCCAGAAGAATTCAGATCAGAGATTACAAATCACTAGATGGTAATATTTTGGACCAAGTCTCTGCGGTCTTTTACCGGGGTCCGGCTTCGTTTACGGGAGAGGACAGTCTGGAAATCACGGCCCATGGGAGTCCATTCATACTCCAAAAACTGCTTGGGGATCTCCTTCGACGGGGCTGCAGGCCCGCAACCCCCGGCGAGTTTACCCGCCGTGCCTTTGAAAACGGCAAGCTAGACCTGACTCAGGCAGAAGCGGTTATGGACCTCATCCATTCCCGTGGCGAGCGCGCACTGGAGATGGCACGACGGCAACTTGCAGGTGGTTTGGCGAAACAGATCAACGGGTTGACAGATAAGGTCTTACGTTCACTCGCGCGAGTTGAGGCATACATCGATTTCCCGGATGAAGATCTGCCTTCCGAGGACCGGGAGTCCTTGTCCCAGGAGGTAATGGACATCGCATCGGAGGTGGGAGGCTTGCTCGCAACGAAGCGTTATGGAGACCTCCTCCGGGACGGCATCCGCACCGTGATCCTAGGTGAGCCCAATGCGGGGAAGAGTTCGCTGCTGAATCGCCTGGTTGGTTCCGAACGCGCCTTGGTGAGTCCGGAGCCGGGCACCACGCGCGATTTCATCGAGGAGCGGGTGGTGATCGGGGG is part of the Opitutaceae bacterium genome and harbors:
- the mnmE gene encoding tRNA uridine-5-carboxymethylaminomethyl(34) synthesis GTPase MnmE, with translation MISPNAETIAALATPVGTSALGIIRVSGPGSRSLAGSSMGGNWEARRIQIRDYKSLDGNILDQVSAVFYRGPASFTGEDSLEITAHGSPFILQKLLGDLLRRGCRPATPGEFTRRAFENGKLDLTQAEAVMDLIHSRGERALEMARRQLAGGLAKQINGLTDKVLRSLARVEAYIDFPDEDLPSEDRESLSQEVMDIASEVGGLLATKRYGDLLRDGIRTVILGEPNAGKSSLLNRLVGSERALVSPEPGTTRDFIEERVVIGGHTLRLIDTAGLNPSPSPLERRGMEKTVERSHEADLFLWVIDPTRPLPSLPVEVRSRMDARNTLIVVNKRDIAPSIVVQIDDFELVMYVSALTGEGISILTDALDTWAAAHGRWQDEEGVAINARHADALTRATDALTEARVKLESAAPAELLASDLRAALDSLGEIGGTVDNERMLDHLFGTFCIGK
- the dnaN gene encoding DNA polymerase III subunit beta, coding for MKFKINRDHFSNGLAQVLNVVGSKATMPILSNVLIEAEKDHISLTTTNLDLGIRCKIKAEVKETGAVTLPVKRLATIVRELPSIDVQFDASPNHQVKLSSGGSNFRIMGIGKEEFPPLPEFAEERSFTLEQAELTAMLKSVSYAQSTDETRYILNGVFFNFKEGKLSLVATDGRRLALISKEMDVPATSAGSIILPAKTVGELLRMLDKGEKLKVSFSERRAAFQINTDKDSSGLVEGIYLYSKVVEGNYPNYNQVIPKETHQRIKLERELFLQCVHRAALVCSEKSNSVKIKLTSNLLELTAQSPDFGEAHESMAIAYSGPDLQVAFNPQFIMDPLRALAKDEVFFELKDEVSPGVFKTLESFVCVIMPVRLS
- a CDS encoding DUF2059 domain-containing protein → MKRILLLAFPLIALVARAEDARLTLAREVIELTQADKMINQLVPQIQQMTAQMSAPMLDKLTPEQKAKVEESQKRVVAIAMESAKAMLAKFDTVYAEVYSEAELKAMKAFFLSSEGKSMIEKQPALMQKMMPIMQEMQRELMPKVQAAMGDLQQTLQATTPSQPAVGLPPAAPAAPQEAAK
- a CDS encoding class I SAM-dependent RNA methyltransferase; its protein translation is MAKKRFNDQPFPYHQELELEIHTLTNLGVGLGRVPYPGSPDPQARWVIMVPFALPGERVKARVFRNHKNFSEADLVEVLVASPQRVTAPCPLFGRCGGCQYQNLEYTAQLDWKRRQVSELLDHMAGLQFPVRPVIGSPRQYGYRSKITPHFNPPREGSDPASMPIGFLRQGTRFDLLDVPHCPIASEAINARLGAVREEIRAKAAAGAYTRAATLLLRDASGHVTTNYDEVVTETVGELKLRFLARDFFQNNPFILPLFVDYVRAEAACSGARFLVDAYCGSGLFALASARSFEAVAGVEISESSIAFARENAELNGIRNASFQAGDASSIFSGLSFPGAETAVVIDPPRKGCDESFLQQLFAFSPKAVVYVSCDPATQMRDLRFFSEKGYQLSAVQPFDLFPQTRHLECVVTLKRCD